One window of the Periophthalmus magnuspinnatus isolate fPerMag1 chromosome 17, fPerMag1.2.pri, whole genome shotgun sequence genome contains the following:
- the sirt6 gene encoding NAD-dependent protein deacetylase sirtuin-6, producing the protein MSVNYAAGLSPYADKGVCGLPESFDGPEELKAKVVTLAKMIKESKYFVVHSGAGISTSAGIPDFRGPKGVWTLEEKGEMPHFDTTFEDARPTLTHMALLGLQRAGYLKYLISQNVDGLHVRSGFPRDLLSELHGNMFIEECGKCGRQYVREKVIGVMGLKPTGRYCEFVRSRGLRACRGKLISTILDWEDALPDRDLNKADDASRQADLALTLGTSMQIKPSGDLPLLTKRKGGKLAIVNLQSTKHDKHAHLRIHGYVDEVMKQLMELLGVDIPKWDGPSVCERSTGSAEFKSELKAEEDNVPDRIKSERKRGAAAPTEDRSTVEATVPLKRERETSPL; encoded by the exons ATGTCTGTAAATTATGCTGCCGGATTGTCGCCTTACGCGGATAAAGGTGTCTGTGGACTTCCAGAG TCATTTGATGGCCCCGAGGAGCTGAAAGCCAAAGTAGTGACTCTGGCTAAAATGATCAAAGAATCCAAATATTTCGTTGTTCACTCTGGAGCAGGAATCAGTACCTCAGCTGGAATCCCTGACTTCag gGGTCCAAAAGGTGTGTGGACTTTAGAAGAAAAAGGTGAAATGCCACATTTTGACACAACATTTGAAGATGCTCGTCCCACTTTGACACACATGGCCCTTCTGGGTCTGCAGAGGGCAGGCTACCTCAAATATTTGATCAGCCAGAACGTGGATGGACTCCATGTCCGATCTGGTTTCCCAAG GGATCTATTATCGGAACTTCATGGAAACAtgttcattgaggaatgtggaAAGTGTGGCAG GCAGTATGTGAGGGAGAAGGTGATTGGTGTAATGGGTTTGAAGCCAACTGGACGTTACTGTGAGTTTGTTCGCTCTAGAGGACTCCGGGCTTGCAG GGGGAAGCTGATTAGCACCATCTTGGACTGGGAGGACGCGCTCCCTGACAGAGACCTGAACAAAGCAGATGATGCCAGCAG ACAAGCTGACTTGGCACTAACTCTTGGCACATCCATGCAAATTAAACCAAGTGGAGATCTTCCTCTCCTAACCAAGCGTAAAGGAGGGAAACTAGCCATTGTCAATCTGCAGTCTACCAAGCAT GACAAACATGCACATCTGCGGATCCATGGATATGTGGATGAAGTCATGAAACAGCTCATGGAGCTCCTCGGGGTCGATATCCCAAAGTGGGATGGGCCATCTGTGTGTGAGCGTTCAACAGGCTCTGCAGAGTTCAAAAGTGAGTTAAAGGCAGAAGAGGACAACGTCCCAGACAGAATAAAGAGTGAAAGAAAAAGAGGGGCTGCTGCACCAACAGAAGACAGGAGCACTGTGGAAGCAACAGTGCccttaaagagagagagagagaccagtcCACTGTAG
- the LOC117384941 gene encoding ubiquitin-conjugating enzyme E2 R1 encodes MAQHDPSHVASSQKALMLEMKSLQEEPVEGFKITLVDEADLYNWEVAIFGPPNTHYEGGYFKARIKFPIDYPYSPPAFRFLTKMWHPNIYENGDVCISILHPPVDDPQSGELPSERWNPTQNVRTILLSVISLLNEPNTFSPANVDASVMYRKWRDSKGKDREYVEIIRKQVLATKAEAERDGVKVPTTLAEYCVRTRAPAPDEGSDLFYDYYYDDDDVDAEGDCCYDDDDSGNEES; translated from the exons ATGGCGCAACACGACCCCTCTCATGTAGCCAGCTCACAAAAAGCACTTATGCTGGAAATGAAGAGCCTCCAAGAAGAACCCGTGGAAGGATTCAAAATAACATTGGTGGATGAAGCAGATTTGTATAACTGGGAAGTAGCCATTTTTGGACCCCCTAACACTCATTATGAAGGGGGGTATTTCAAG GCTCGGATCAAGTTCCCAATAGATTACCCATACTCCCCACCTGCGTTCCGTTTCCTCACAAAGATGTGGCACCCAAATATTTATGAG AATGGAGATGTGTGTATTTCTATATTGCACCCTCCTGTGGATGATCCGCAAAGTGGAGAACTTCCTTCTGAAAGGTGGAATCCAACTCAAAATGTCAG AACCATTTTATTGAGCGTGATCTCACTTCTAAATGAGCCTAACACTTTCTCACCGGCCAATGTGGATGCCTCTGTGATGTACCGCAAATGGAGGGATAGTAAAGGCAAAGATCGTGAATATGTAGAGATCATCAG GAAACAAGTTTTGGCTACAAAGGCTGAAGCAGAGCGTGATGGTGTCAAGGTACCCACCACTTTGGCGGAATACTGTGTTCGTACACGTGCTCCAGCTCCCGACGAAGGCTCTGACCTCTTTTATGACTATTACTATGACGACGACGATGTGGACGCTGAAGGCGACTGCTgctatgatgatgatgactcGGGCAATGAGGAGTCCTGA
- the cactin gene encoding splicing factor Cactin, with the protein MMGSKSRRRSRSNSRNRSREARNRSRVSRSSSAEPKRHSRPHGRSNSSGGSSSDASPDRRRPQHKHRGRSRSGSDGDEKRRNTGRRSKPRDRTTSTDSDDSRGRRTETDVKKKTTSHRRRRSRSGSSDGSSSREKRRESTSDRHRERRDRERKSSRERRRVSEERERRGREKDRRRQRSSSESSDSSGTRPSCSGKEKEAKKKQKEMMKALETPEEKRARRLAKKETKEKKRREKMGWSEEYMGYTNADNPFGDNNLLGTFKWQKALDKKGIGHLGEKELKERNKLIQEENRRELQKVKQLRLEREREKAMRETELEMLQREKEAEHFKTWAEQEDNFHLQQAKLRSKIRIRDGRAKPIDLLAKYISAEDDDLAVEMHEPYTFLNGLTVTDMDDLLEDIKVYMELEQGKNVDFWRDMTTITEDEICKLRKLEASGKGPGDRREGINTAVSTDVQTVFKGKTYSQLQALHLNIESKIRSGGSNLDIGYWESLLQQVRVYMARARLRERHQDVLRQKLFKLKQEQGVESEPLFPIIKDEPVDTEHEQRVTEENPTTVNEPHQVEEEGPSTSTAENQHEGGDDNNQEGENKEEAEAVLTEEDLIQQSQAEYDSGRYSPPLLTSSELPLDSHTTTPEEDLHRLQLARRQLQVTGDASESAEDAFVRRAREGMGNDEAQFSVEFPVTGKMYLWADKYRPRKPRFFNRVHTGFEWNKYNQTHYDFDNPPPKIVQGYKFNIFYPDLIDKRSTPQYFLEPCPDNKDFGILRFHAGPPYEDIAFKIVNREWEYSHRHGFRCQFANGIFQLWFHFKRYRYRR; encoded by the exons ATGATGGGTTCGAAGTCTCGACGTCGGTCCCGCTCCAATTCAAGAAACCGGAGCCGAGAGGCGCGAAACAGATCCAGAGTGAGTAGATCATCTTCTGCAGAGCCCAAACGACACTCCCGGCCGCACGGGAGATCCAACAGCAGCGGTGGCAGCTCGAGCGATGCTTCCCCTGATCGACGGCGGCCTCAACACAAGCACCGCGGCAGGTCCAGAAGTGGCTCAGATGGCGATGAAAAAAGACGAAATACTGGCCGTAGGAGCAAGCCCCGGGATCGAACTACAAG TACCGACTCTGATGATTCGAGAGGAAGAAGGACAGAAACCGATGTAAAGAAGAAGACAACCTCACACAGAAGGAGGCGGTCCCGCTCAGGCTCATCTGATGGTAGTAGCTCCCGAGAAAAACGAAGAGAATCGACTTCTGACAGACACAGGGAAAGGAGAGACCGAGAAAGAAAAAGTAGCAGGGAGCGGAGGAGAGTGAGTGAAGAAAGGGAACgacgggggagagagaaggacaggaggagacaacGCTCAAGTTCAGAGTCCTCTGACAGCTCAGGCACCAGGCCCAGCTGTTCGGGCAAAGAGAAAGaggcaaagaaaaaacaaaaagaaatgatGAAGGCCCTTGAAACGCCTGAAGAAAAGCGAGCCAGGAGGTTAGCCAAGAAGGAAACCAAGGAGAAAAAAAGAAGGGAAAAGATGGGCTGGAGTGAGGAGTACATGGGATACACCAATGCTGACAATCCCTTCGGCGATAACAACTTATTGGGCACATTTAAATGGCAAAAG GCATTGGACAAGAAAGGTATCGGCCACCTAGGAGAAAAAGAACTTAAAGAGAGAAATAAATTAATTCAAGAAGAGAACCGCAGAGAACTTCAGAAG GTGAAACAGCTGCGACTAGAGAGGGAACGAGAAAAGGCCATGAGGGAAACTGAGTTGGAAATgctgcagagagagaaggaggcagaGCATTTCAAAACATGGGCAGAGCAAGAGGACAATTTCCATTTACAACAGGCAAAATTACG GTCAAAGATTCGCATTCGTGATGGTCGCGCTAAACCCATTGACCTTTTGGCAAAGTACATTAGTGCAGAAGATGATGATCTTGCTGTGGAAATGCATGAGCCATATACTTTTCTTAATGGCCTGACTGTAACTGACATGGACGACCTGCTGGAAGACATCAAG GTTTATATGGAGTTGGAACAAGGAAAAAATGTAGATTTCTGGCGAGACATGACGACCATCACAGAGGATGAGATTTGCAAGCTGAGAAAACTTGAAGCCTCTGGAAAGGGACCAG GCGATCGTCGTGAGGGCATCAACACAGCAGTGAGTACAGATGTCCAAACTGTATTCAAGGGAAAAACTTACAGCCAGTTGCAGGCTCTGCACCTGAACATAGAATCGAAAATTCGATCTGGGGGTTCCAATCTTGATATTGGTTACTGGGAAAGCTTGCTGCAACAAGTCAGAGTCTACATGGCAAGAGCCAG GCTTAGAGAGCGCCACCAAGATGTGCTGCGTCAGAAGCTGTTCAAGCTGAAGCAGGAGCAGGGTGTTGAAAGTGAACCATTGTTTCCCATTATCAAAGATGAGCCTGTGGATACAGAGCATGA GCAGAGAGTGACTGAGGAAAACCCAACCACTGTCAATGAACCACATCAGGTAGAAGAAGAGGGCCCATCCACATCTACTGCAGAAAATCAGCATGAGGGAGGAGATGACAACAATCAAGAAGGGGAGAATAAAGAGGAGGCAGAAGCAGTTTTGACTGAGGAGGACCTGATTCAACAGAGTCAAGCAGAATATGACTCTGGTCGTTATAGTCCTCCACTACTCACCTCTTCAGAGCTGCCCCTTGACTCTCACACCACCACCCCAGAAGAGGACCTCCACAGGCTGCAGTTGGCACGGCGACAGTTACAGGTGACAG GTGATGCCAGTGAAAGTGCAGAAGACGCTTTTGTACGGCGCGCCAGAGAGGGAATGGGAAACGATGAGGCCCAGTTCAGTGTGGAATTTCCAGTCACAGGAAAAATGTACCTGTGGGCAGATAAATACCGCCCCAGAAAACCGCGCTTCTTTAACAGAGTACACACAGGCTTTGAGTGGAACAAATACAACCAGACACATTATGACTTTGACAATCCTCCACCTAAGATTGTCCAGGGTTACAAATTCAATATCTTTTACCCAGATCTCATCGATAAACGCTCTACTCCCCAGTACTTCCTCGAGCCATGCCCAGATAATAAAGACTTTGGGATTCTGAGGTTTCATGCCGGACCTCCGTACGAGGATATTGCGTTCAAGATTGTTAACAGAGAATGGGAATATTCCCATAGACATGGCTTCCGCTGTCAGTTTGCCAATGGGATCTTTCAGCTGTGGTTCCACTTCAAGAGATATCGCTACAGAAGATAA
- the sema4e gene encoding semaphorin-4E, whose amino-acid sequence MHPLLSLCVVWLLSMALALEEDSPVDSFPRRTVPYHRDTIGLFHEEGVFNYSTMLLREDLGLLVIGAREAVYAVDLHDVSKKLASVKWEVTQKQRQDCGNKGKNPETECKNYIRILHEMEDNRMYVCGTNAFDPECDYMSYTDGQLTLEKKTEDGKGKCPFDPYQKYASLMVDDDLYSATSMNFLGSEPVLIRSPEVIIRTEFKTSWLNEPHFVSFAHMPESVNSITGDDDKVYLFFSETAVECDCYNKLVVSRVARVCKGDVGGERTLQKKWTSFLKARLECPVLESQLPYIIQDAYSWCDPEQPWTSCLFYTIFAPQSDTSDLSAVCVYKVSDISKVFSEGKYKTPVTVETSFVKWVMYSGEVPSPRPGACIDDAARKAGINQTLDLPDQTLQFVKNRPLMDQVIQPVGGKPSLVRKGAMFTRIIVNQVRAEDNKTYNVMFIGTENGTIVKAVNYNGEMFIIEEVHVFKSPEPIKILRFSSVTNQLYAGSDSGVVQIPLATCERSSTCMDCVLNRDPYCGWEKETGKCVACSKSQNKVIQSVQDGDASLCPKPAPSTPVNQSVWVGGNLKLLCTNPSNRAATIWEQDRQTLSPTRRHHFLKDGLLILNASDSDAGVYRCLSVERSKTNEYTSTVAEYQVTIALSGKGDDIQFPHAQRDGPSVAGLQVAIVFFAIAFFGLLSWNIYKGHFTRSCICRDKSAQLSPEVHEEMALDSSNNKQRTGAESKPLVCDTNNSSSNNNHNNGEAT is encoded by the exons ATGCATCCGCTGCTGTCCCTGTGTGTTGTCTGGCTGCTGTCCATGGCCTTGGCACTAGAAGAAGACTCCCCAGTGGACTCTTTTCCCCGTAGAACTGTCCCCTATCACC GGGACACTATTGGCTTGTTTCATGAGGAAGGTGTCTTCAACTATTCCACTATGCTGTTAAGAGAAGACTTGGGCCTGTTGGTCATTGGAGCCCGGGAGGCAGTTTATGCTGTAGATCTCCATGATGTCTCTAAAAAGTTGGCTTCA GTGAAATGGGaagtgacacaaaaacaaagacagGATTGTGGAAACAAAGGGAAAAACCCAGAG ACTGAGTGCAAGAACTACATTAGAATCCTCCATGAAATGGAAGACAACAGAATGTATGTGTGTGGCACtaatgcatttgacccagagtGTGACTACATG TCCTATACAGATGGGCAGTTGACTCTTGAAAAGAagactgaagatggaaaaggCAAATGTCCATTTGATCCATATCAAAAATATGCTTCTCTTATGGTTG ATGATGACTTGTACTCTGCCACTTCTATGAACTTCCTCGGCTCAGAGCCTGTCCTTATACGGAGTCCTGAAGTTATAATTCGAACTGAGTTCAAAACCTCATGGCTCAATG AGCCCCACTTTGTGTCATTTGCCCATATGCCTGAGAGTGTTAACAGTATTACTGGAGATGATGACAAGGTCTACCTTTTCTTCAGTGAGACAGCAGTAGAGTGTGACTGCTATAATAAGCTGGTAGTGTCTCGTGTGGCCCGTGTGTGCAAG GGTGATGTAGGAGGGGAGAGGACCCTGCAGAAAAAGTGGACTTCTTTCTTGAAGGCTAGACTAGAGTGTCCCGTTCTGGAGTCTCAGCTCCCTTACATTATCCAGGATGCTTACAGCTGGTGTGACCCAGAACAGCCCTGGACTAGCTGTTTGTTCTACACCATCTTTGCCCCGCAGTC AGACACGTCAGATTtgtcagctgtgtgtgtgtacaaagTGTCGGACATCAGCAAAGTGTTTTCAGAGGGCAAGTACAAGACCCCTGTCACTGTAGAGACGTCTTTTGTTAAATGGGTGATGTACAGTGGAGAGGTCCCGTCTCCCCGACCTGGAGCA TGTATTGATGATGCAGCTCGTAAAGCGGGCATAAATCAGACTTTAGACCTCCCAGATCAGACACTTCAGTTTGTCAAAAATAGGCCTCTCATGGACCAGGTTATTCAGCCAGTTGGAGGAAAACCCAGTTTGGTGCGAAAGGGGGCCATGTTCACACGAATCATTGTAAACCAAGTGCGGGCTGAGGACAACAAAACATACAACGTCATGTTTATAGGCACAG aaaatggCACCATAGTGAAAGCTGTGAACTACAATGGAGAAATGTTCATCATTGAGGAAGTACATGTCTTTAAGTCACCAGAACCCATTAAGATCCTTCGTTTTTCCAGTGTCACC AATCAGCTCTATGCTGGCTCAGACTCTGGAGTAGTGCAGATACCTCTGGCCACCTGTGAGAGGTCTTCCACCTGTATGGACTGTGTTCTTAACAGAGACCCATATTGTGGttgggagaaagagacagggaaatGTGTGGCTTGTTCAAAATCACAGAA taaagtcattcaaagtgtgcAAGATGGCGATGCATCTCTTTGCCCAAAACCAG CTCCATCTACACCTGTTAATCAATCGGTTTGGGTTGGTGGAAACCTCAAGCTTCTCTGCACTAATCCATCCAATCGTGCTGCGACCATTTGGGAGCAAGACAGACAAACACTAAGCCCTACACGTCGTCaccattttttaaaagatgGTTTGCTGATTTTAAACGCCTCAGACTCAGATGCTGGTGTGTACCGTTGTCTCTCTGTTGAACGTTCCAAAACAAATGAGTACACAAGCACTGTAGCTGAGTACCAGGTTACCATAGCCTTGTCTGGAAAGGGTGATGACATTCAGTTTCCTCATGCACAGCGGGATGGCCCTTCTGTTGCAGGTTTACAGGTTGCCATTGTGTTCTTTGCTATTGCTTTTTTTGGCCTACTTTCATGGAATATATACAAAGGACACTTTACTCGGTCATGCATATGCAGAGACAAGAGTGCACAACTGTCTCCTGAGGTCCATGAGGAGATGGCCTTAGACTCCAGTAACAACAAGCAACGGACAGGGGCTGAAAGTAAGCCCCTAGTGTGTGACACAAACAatagcagcagtaataataaCCACAATAATGGAGAAGCCACATAG